In Phaseolus vulgaris cultivar G19833 chromosome 10, P. vulgaris v2.0, whole genome shotgun sequence, a single genomic region encodes these proteins:
- the LOC137819320 gene encoding uncharacterized protein ycf20 isoform X2, giving the protein MMSSGCMTRAKFISLDYNCSRVSKVDLAAFFYKTTFGQKQCSPCFSFAQPCLIVNFKRMTWSVRNSLNDSSFSSSTSNGSNGRTRIIRVIQEFQSKLGSKIQEVKKNLPMKLFFFLVGFYCATAFATVIGQTGDWDILSAALAVAIVEVIGALMYRASLPLVSKNRGLISLFNYWKAGLTLGLFLDSFKY; this is encoded by the exons ATGATGTCTTCCGGTTGTATGACAAGGGCCAAATTTATATCTCTTGATTATAACTGTTCAAGAGTTTCTAAAGTTGATCTTGCTGCATTCTTTTACAAGACCACGTTTGGCCAGAAACAATGCTCTCCATGCTTTAGTTTTGCTCAGCcttgtttaattgttaatttcaa GAGGATGACTTGGTCAGTTAGAAACAGCTTAAATGACAGCAGTTTTAGTTCTTCCACTTCAAATGGCAGTAATGGAAGGACCCGCATAATTAGAGTGATTCAAGAGTTTCAGAGTAAGTTAGGTTCTAAAATTCAGGAGGTAAAGAAAAATCTTCCCATGAAGCTGTTTTTCTTCTTGGTTGGATTTTATTGTGCAACTGCCTTTGCCACTGTTATTGGACAAACTGGTGACTGGGATATTCTATCTGCTGCCTTGGCTGTGGCTATTGTGGAAGTCATTGGGGCTCTCATGTATAGGGCTTCTCTTCCTTTAGTTAGCAAGAATAGAGGCCTTATTTCCTTGTTTAATTATTGGAAGGCGGGCCTTACACTGGGACTTTTCTTAGATTCCTTTAAATATTGA
- the LOC137818844 gene encoding uncharacterized protein — MALSASRAMSKGVVVSVPVLVLSALVATVFLFFLLSSLSSCSCPTTSDISASNARSVAIGVSEPSSGDVPLLARKESGNSISPLSTRKEDVEWVKDQIRANGLHMHDNVLRKGINPRTRAQQLEDLRQFKGISHYEKPESDNHTAFPCPGELLVEEHHSNYGEPWAGGRDVFEFLAQTTQLRPDSLVLEIGCGTLRVGLHFIRYLNTEHFHCLERDELSLMAAFRYELPAQGLLPKRPLIVKGEDMDFSKFGSGTIYDLIYASAVFLHMPDKLVWTGLERLASKLKPYDGRIFVSHNIKFCSRLGGEECTKRLTSLGLEYLGKHTHDSLLFNHYEIWFEFRRSKA, encoded by the exons ATGGCACTCTCGGCTTCACGGGCAATGTCAAAGGGTGTGGTGGTATCGGTGCCTGTTTTGGTTCTATCTGCATTAGTGGCTACTGTTTTCCTGTTCTTCCTTTTGTCCTCTCTGTCATCCTGCTCCTGCCCTACTACTTCAGACATCTCTGCTTCCAATGCTAGGAGTGTTGCTATTGGTGTTTCCGAGCCTAGCAGTGGTGATGTTCCATTATTGGCAAGGAAGGAGTCTGGCAACAGCATTTCTCCCTTGTCAACAAGGAAGGAGGATGTTGAGTGGGTGAAGGATCAAATCCGAGCGAATGGGCTTCATATGCATGACAATGTGCTTCGCAAGGGTATTAACCCTCGCACTAGGGCTCAGCAACTGGAGGATCTGAGACA ATTTAAGGGCATATCTCACTATGAGAAACCTGAATCAGATAATCACACTGCCTTCCCATGCCCTGGGGAACTGCTAGTGGAAGAGCACCATAGCAACTATGGTGAACCTTGGGCTGGGGGAAGAGATGTATTTGAGTTCCTTGCACAAACCACTCAACTCAGACCAGACTCATTGGTGCTAGAGATAGGCTGTGGTACTCTTCGAGTTGGTTTGCATTTCATTCGATACTTAAATACTGAACACTTCCATTGTCTTGAAAGAGACGAGCTGTCTCTGATGGCTGCATTTAGGTATGAGCTTCCTGCCCAGGGCCTTCTACCCAAACGGCCTTTGATAGTTAAGGGGGAAGACATGGATTTCAGCAAGTTTGGTTCTGGCACAATTTATGATCTGATTTATGCTAGTGCTGTATTCCTTCATATGCCTGATAAACTTGTGTGGACTGGACTTGAAAGGTTAGCATCTAAATTGAAACCATATGATGGAAGAATCTTTGTATCGCATAATATAAAGTTCTGCTCACGGTTGGGAGGAGAGGAATGCACAAAGAGGCTTACAAGTTTGGGGCTCGAGTATCTCGGGAAGCACACTCATGATAGTTTGTTATTCAACCATTATGAGATATGGTTTGAATTTAGACGGTCAAAGGCATAA
- the LOC137818382 gene encoding protein GRAVITROPIC IN THE LIGHT 1 produces the protein MLPTGAKETQLRESNSQKVHPQPMEDAMNQNPEAMETLISKIFTNISSLKSAYIQLQAAHTPYDPDKIHTADKLVISELKNLSELKHFYRENNPKPVCVSPQDSRLAAEIQEQQSLLKTYEVMVKKFQSEIQNKDSEIHQLQQQIEEASQKRTKLEKNLKLRGLSTKESEDENGFFPVDLTPDLFTSAVEAAAKAIHDFSKPLINMMKAAGWDLDAAANSIEPDVVYAKRAHKKYAFESYICQRMFSGFELETFSVKSDNITVTKESFFHQFLALREMDPLDMLGQNPDSIFGKFCRSKYLVVVHPKMEASFFGNLDQRNYVMGGGHPRTPFYQAFLKLTKTIWLLHRLAYSFEPNVKVFQVKGGSEFSDVYMESVVKNMIMDDNDEKPKVGLMVMPGFWIGGSVIQSKVYLSGMKVAE, from the coding sequence ATGCTACCCACTGGAGCAAAAGAGACCCAATTACGTGAGAGCAACAGCCAAAAGGTCCATCCTCAACCAATGGAAGATGCCATGAATCAGAATCCAGAAGCAATGGAAACTCTAATATCTAAAATTTTTACAAACATCTCTTCCTTGAAGTCAGCTTACATCCAGCTACAAGCTGCTCATACTCCTTATGACCCTGATAAAATCCACACTGCTGATAAACTTGTTATTAGTGAGCTGAAAAATTTGTCTGAACTCAAGCATTTCTACCGGGAGAACAATCCAAAACCCGTGTGTGTTTCTCCTCAAGACTCACGTTTAGCTGCAGAAATTCAAGAACAACAGAGTCTTCTGAAAACTTATGAGGTCATGGTGAagaaattccaatctgaaatcCAGAATAAAGATTCCGAGATCCACCAATTGCAGCAGCAGATTGAGGAGGCTAGCCAGAAGCGAACTAAACTAGAGAAAAATCTGAAGCTTAGAGGTTTGTCTACCAAAGAATCCGAAGATGAAAATGGCTTTTTTCCTGTTGATCTAACTCCAGATCTCTTCACCTCTGCTGTGGAAGCAGCTGCAAAAGCCATTCATGATTTTTCTAAACCTTTGATCAACATGATGAAAGCAGCTGGTTGGGACCTTGATGCAGCTGCGAACTCAATCGAACCTGATGTTGTTTATGCAAAGAGAGCTCATAAGAAATATGCATTTGAGTCTTACATATGCCAAAGAATGTTTAGTGGCTTTGAGCTTGAAACCTTCTCTGTTAAATCAGACAATATTACTGTAACTAAGGAGAGCTTCTTCCACCAATTCCTTGCTTTAAGAGAGATGGATCCCTTGGACATGCTAGGGCAAAATCCAGATTCCATATTTGGGAAATTTTGCAGGAGCAAATACTTAGTGGTAGTTCATCCAAAGATGGAGGCGTCATTCTTTGGAAATTTAGATCAGCGAAATTATGTGATGGGTGGTGGCCATCCCAGGACTCCTTTTTACCAGGCTTTTCTTAAACTGACTAAGACAATCTGGCTTTTACACAGGTTGGCTTATTCTTTTGAGCCTAACGTCAAGGTATTTCAGGTCAAAGGAGGGAGTGAGTTCTCAGATGTTTATATGGAAAGTGTGGTCAAGAATATGATAATGGATGACAATGATGAAAAACCCAAAGTTGGTTTGATGGTTATGCCTGGATTTTGGATTGGGGGAAGTGTGATTCAGAGTAAAGTCTATCTGTCTGGTATGAAGGTTGCTGAATGA
- the LOC137818806 gene encoding pectinesterase inhibitor 9-like yields MAQLNLTLFVIFLSLLFSFLATPVEPSSLKRQRNPKTMTYIESSCNGTLYPNLCIRCLSQYAKSPLNGPQHLAQYALSVSLSRALHTKGYLLEVAKELQVIKSNKREYLTVQDCVNQITDSVEQISQAMKELRRFNQHGSSMSDKMLWHISNVETWVSTALTDASSCVYSFPGNRMSKRMASIKVKAMNVAQVTSNALFLFHRYASTYQKAATKITKKP; encoded by the coding sequence ATGGCACAACTCAACCTCACATTGTTTGTCATTTTCCTCTCTCTCTTATTCTCATTTCTTGCTACCCCAGTTGAGCCATCATCATTGAAGAGGCAGAGAAATCCTAAAACAATGACCTACATAGAGTCCTCTTGCAATGGCACCCTCTATCCCAATCTCTGCATCCGTTGTCTTTCCCAATATGCCAAATCCCCCTTAAATGGCCCACAACACTTGGCCCAATATGCCCTCTCAGTGAGCCTCTCTAGGGCACTGCACACAAAAGGGTACCTTTTGGAAGTGGCAAAGGAACTTCAAGTCATCAAGAGCAACAAAAGAGAGTACCTAACAGTGCAAGATTGTGTGAACCAAATCACTGATAGTGTGGAACAAATAAGCCAAGCCATGAAAGAACTACGTAGGTTCAACCAACATGGATCAAGCATGAGTGATAAGATGCTGTGGCACATAAGCAATGTTGAAACATGGGTGAGCACTGCTTTGACAGATGCTAGTAGTTGTGTGTACTCATTTCCTGGGAATAGGATGAGTAAGAGAATGGCTTCTATTAAGGTTAAGGCCATGAATGTTGCACAGGTTACAAGCAATGCTCTATTCTTGTTTCATAGATATGCATCTACCTACCAGAAAGCAGCAACTAAAATCACCAAGAAGCCCTAG
- the LOC137819320 gene encoding ycf20-like protein isoform X1, with the protein MLLMFIISRSEDCACCLQTRMMSSGCMTRAKFISLDYNCSRVSKVDLAAFFYKTTFGQKQCSPCFSFAQPCLIVNFKRMTWSVRNSLNDSSFSSSTSNGSNGRTRIIRVIQEFQSKLGSKIQEVKKNLPMKLFFFLVGFYCATAFATVIGQTGDWDILSAALAVAIVEVIGALMYRASLPLVSKNRGLISLFNYWKAGLTLGLFLDSFKY; encoded by the exons ATGCTTTTAATGTTTATCATCTCCAGGAGTGAGGACTGTGCATGTTGTTTGCAAACTAGAATGATGTCTTCCGGTTGTATGACAAGGGCCAAATTTATATCTCTTGATTATAACTGTTCAAGAGTTTCTAAAGTTGATCTTGCTGCATTCTTTTACAAGACCACGTTTGGCCAGAAACAATGCTCTCCATGCTTTAGTTTTGCTCAGCcttgtttaattgttaatttcaa GAGGATGACTTGGTCAGTTAGAAACAGCTTAAATGACAGCAGTTTTAGTTCTTCCACTTCAAATGGCAGTAATGGAAGGACCCGCATAATTAGAGTGATTCAAGAGTTTCAGAGTAAGTTAGGTTCTAAAATTCAGGAGGTAAAGAAAAATCTTCCCATGAAGCTGTTTTTCTTCTTGGTTGGATTTTATTGTGCAACTGCCTTTGCCACTGTTATTGGACAAACTGGTGACTGGGATATTCTATCTGCTGCCTTGGCTGTGGCTATTGTGGAAGTCATTGGGGCTCTCATGTATAGGGCTTCTCTTCCTTTAGTTAGCAAGAATAGAGGCCTTATTTCCTTGTTTAATTATTGGAAGGCGGGCCTTACACTGGGACTTTTCTTAGATTCCTTTAAATATTGA